Proteins from a single region of Hordeum vulgare subsp. vulgare chromosome 6H, MorexV3_pseudomolecules_assembly, whole genome shotgun sequence:
- the LOC123403445 gene encoding leaf-specific thionin DB4-like, translating to MAPSKSIKSVVICVLILGLVLEQVQVEGKSCCKDTLARNCYNTCRFAGGSRPVCAGACRCKIISGPKCPSDYPKQNLLPESGEPDVTQYCTIGCRNSVCDHMDNVFRGQEMKFDIGLCSNACARFCNDGAVIQSVEA from the exons ATGGCACCCAGCAAGAGTATTAAGAGTGTGGTCATTTGTGTTCTCATACTGGGTTTAGTTCTGGAGCAGGTCCAGGTGGAGGGAAAAAGTTGCTGCAAGGACACGTTAGCTAGAAACTGCTACAACACTTGCCGTTTCGCGGGTGGTTCCCGTCCAGTCTGCGCAGGTGCTTGTCGTTGTAAAATCATAAGTGGTCCAAAATGCCCTAGTGACTATCCTAAACAGAATCTTCTCCCTGAATCCG GTGAACCAGATGTCACTCAGTACTGCACCATTGGATGCAGGAATTCTGTCTGTGACCACATGGACAATG TTTTCCGTGGCCAAGAGATGAAATTCGACATAGGACTCTGCAGCAACGCATGTGCCCGTTTCTGTAATGATGGTGCAGTCATTCAGTCTGTTGAAGCCTAA